A window of Lentibacillus sp. Marseille-P4043 contains these coding sequences:
- a CDS encoding sodium-dependent transporter yields METRSQWGTRAGFIMAAVGSAVGLGNIWRFPSVAYENGGGAFFIPYLFALLTAGIPILIMEFTMGHKYRGSAPLTYKRMNKKSEWVGWWAVLVAFVISTYYSVIIAWAISYSIFSFNLNWGEDTEGFLFGDYLELTDPGQIGGLVPGVFIPLIIVWILVLGILFKGVKKGIEMANRIFIPALVIIFLIIVIRAVTLPGALEGLEAFFAPDFDKILEPSVWVAAYGQIFFSMSIAFAIMITYSSYLPKKSDITNNAFITGFGNSSFELLAGIGVFSVLGFMATQQGVPIDEVVAGGVGLAFVVFPQIINQFPALNELFGFLFFASLVLAGLTSLMSITETYVAGLVDKFKISRGKAVLFGGGIAAIISMLFATRGGLNFLDATDYFINQFGVAFLGLVEVIFVAWGLRKLNEFKTHANEISDIRLGSWWTISLGVITPIVLGYMMFGLFKDNLLKEFDTANGNYEGYPDFFILYSGWFVAAAALIIGILMSLSKWRASSENGMETESKEAK; encoded by the coding sequence GTGGAAACTCGATCACAGTGGGGAACAAGAGCCGGTTTTATTATGGCAGCTGTAGGGTCTGCAGTTGGACTAGGCAATATTTGGCGGTTTCCGTCAGTAGCGTATGAAAATGGTGGAGGCGCATTTTTCATTCCTTATCTATTCGCATTATTAACAGCAGGTATTCCCATTCTTATCATGGAATTTACAATGGGGCACAAGTACCGCGGCTCAGCCCCATTAACGTACAAGAGAATGAATAAAAAGTCGGAATGGGTCGGCTGGTGGGCTGTATTAGTTGCCTTTGTTATTTCAACATATTATTCCGTAATTATTGCCTGGGCAATATCATATTCCATCTTCTCATTTAATTTAAACTGGGGAGAAGACACAGAGGGATTTTTGTTTGGCGATTATTTAGAATTAACTGATCCAGGGCAAATTGGCGGTTTAGTTCCAGGGGTATTTATTCCACTAATCATCGTTTGGATCCTGGTTTTAGGTATATTGTTTAAGGGTGTTAAAAAAGGTATTGAAATGGCAAACCGAATTTTTATTCCGGCATTGGTAATTATATTCCTTATTATCGTTATTCGGGCAGTTACATTACCTGGTGCATTAGAAGGACTAGAAGCATTCTTTGCACCTGATTTTGATAAAATTTTAGAACCGAGTGTGTGGGTTGCAGCATACGGACAGATATTCTTTAGTATGTCAATAGCATTTGCGATTATGATTACGTATTCTAGTTATTTGCCGAAAAAATCTGATATTACGAACAACGCATTTATTACTGGGTTTGGAAACTCTAGCTTCGAATTATTAGCTGGTATTGGGGTATTTTCGGTACTTGGATTTATGGCTACGCAACAAGGTGTACCGATTGATGAAGTGGTAGCTGGCGGTGTAGGATTAGCTTTTGTTGTATTTCCGCAGATTATTAATCAGTTTCCAGCGCTTAATGAATTGTTTGGGTTCTTATTCTTTGCTTCACTTGTTCTAGCAGGGTTAACTTCCCTGATGTCGATCACCGAAACTTATGTTGCAGGATTAGTTGATAAATTTAAAATCTCCAGAGGGAAAGCTGTATTGTTTGGTGGCGGAATAGCGGCAATCATTTCCATGTTATTTGCAACAAGGGGCGGATTGAATTTCTTAGATGCTACCGATTACTTTATCAATCAATTCGGTGTAGCGTTCCTAGGACTAGTGGAAGTCATCTTTGTCGCGTGGGGCTTACGTAAACTTAATGAATTTAAGACACATGCGAATGAAATCTCCGATATTCGCTTAGGCTCATGGTGGACGATTAGTTTAGGTGTAATTACACCAATTGTATTAGGGTATATGATGTTCGGATTGTTTAAAGATAATTTACTAAAAGAGTTTGATACAGCGAACGGGAACTATGAAGGTTATCCTGATTTCTTTATCCTCTATAGTGGCTGGTTTGTTGCAGCAGCAGCATTAATTATCGGAATCTTAATGTCATTAAGTAAATGGCGAGCATCATCGGAAAATGGAATGGAAACTGAATCTAAGGAGGCAAAATAA
- a CDS encoding methionine/alanine import family NSS transporter small subunit, whose amino-acid sequence MSGGAIFVMILGMVIIWGGLAASITNAVKKSRASKSN is encoded by the coding sequence ATGAGTGGTGGAGCTATCTTTGTTATGATCCTTGGTATGGTAATTATTTGGGGCGGCCTTGCAGCAAGTATTACAAATGCTGTGAAAAAGTCTAGAGCATCTAAATCAAATTAA
- a CDS encoding M23 family metallopeptidase: MFTKRTYFLPVFCLLFLILPIDHVHATESIYKKRMALYEKTEALTQIPWYYIAAIDQYERNMEDDSASENLVSISFPTELWYGLGNSAMIKDESIIEFFSGIGKDGNGDSKANPNNPEDALFTMANWLLRYGPTKDDIKIGLWHYYKRDLTVQTIMSTAKVFKTYGKLELKTRDFPVSIKYNYSYRSTWGDRRGFGGVRIHEGTDIFAGYGTPVKSTTYGVIEMKGWNLYGGWRLGIRDINNIYHYYGHLSGYEDDIQVGQVVKPGDLLGSVGSTGYGPPGTSGKFPPHLHYGMYKDNGYSEWSFDPYPYLRKWEQMAK; this comes from the coding sequence TTGTTTACAAAACGTACTTATTTTCTACCTGTTTTTTGTTTATTATTCCTGATATTGCCCATTGATCATGTACATGCTACGGAATCGATCTATAAAAAAAGAATGGCCTTATATGAGAAAACAGAGGCATTAACACAAATTCCTTGGTATTATATCGCCGCCATTGATCAGTATGAACGCAATATGGAAGATGACTCAGCGTCAGAAAATCTGGTTTCCATTTCCTTTCCAACTGAATTGTGGTATGGGTTAGGAAATAGTGCCATGATAAAAGATGAATCCATTATTGAATTTTTTAGTGGGATTGGTAAAGATGGAAATGGAGATAGTAAAGCTAACCCAAACAACCCAGAGGACGCTTTATTTACAATGGCCAATTGGCTTTTGCGCTATGGCCCGACAAAAGATGATATAAAAATTGGACTGTGGCATTATTACAAACGTGATTTAACGGTGCAAACCATCATGAGTACAGCAAAGGTATTTAAAACATATGGTAAGCTTGAATTGAAAACACGCGATTTTCCGGTATCCATTAAGTACAATTATAGTTATCGCAGCACTTGGGGAGACAGACGAGGGTTCGGTGGTGTACGTATCCACGAAGGTACAGATATTTTTGCTGGATATGGTACACCTGTTAAATCAACAACATATGGTGTAATCGAAATGAAAGGCTGGAATTTATATGGTGGCTGGCGTCTTGGAATAAGGGATATCAATAATATTTACCATTATTACGGCCATTTAAGTGGGTATGAGGATGATATTCAAGTTGGCCAAGTTGTTAAACCAGGAGATTTACTTGGAAGTGTTGGTTCTACTGGTTATGGACCACCAGGGACATCAGGAAAATTCCCACCCCATTTACACTACGGAATGTATAAAGACAATGGTTATAGTGAATGGTCATTTGATCCATATCCTTATTTAAGAAAATGGGAGCAAATGGCTAAATAA
- a CDS encoding YhcN/YlaJ family sporulation lipoprotein, producing the protein MRWKVLLPSALTLGIITGCNGTDDAASEQQQIVNELDPAKEQAPTNEEMDNKLGYVRYNKDQLNNDTEQNHSVRLDRTQMANTITRMILRNDGFDEVATLVTDEEVLIAYQKEDQLDEQTAADIASKTAKSTMPGFFDVYVSDNKTLMNDIHSLHNSSTRNKNYDNTIDKIIDEMKKSPQGTRDNTAQQ; encoded by the coding sequence ATGAGATGGAAAGTTTTACTACCATCCGCTTTAACATTGGGCATTATAACTGGATGTAATGGGACAGATGATGCTGCCAGTGAACAACAGCAAATTGTGAATGAATTGGATCCAGCAAAAGAGCAAGCACCAACAAACGAAGAAATGGATAATAAACTTGGCTATGTTCGCTACAACAAAGATCAACTTAATAATGATACAGAACAAAATCATTCTGTTCGTCTGGACCGTACACAAATGGCAAATACGATTACGCGAATGATTTTGAGGAACGATGGCTTTGATGAAGTTGCAACACTTGTAACCGATGAAGAAGTGCTAATCGCTTATCAAAAAGAAGATCAACTTGATGAACAAACTGCTGCTGATATCGCAAGTAAAACAGCCAAATCAACAATGCCTGGTTTCTTTGATGTATATGTATCAGATAATAAAACACTAATGAATGATATCCATAGCCTGCATAACTCAAGTACACGAAATAAAAATTATGATAACACAATTGACAAGATTATAGATGAAATGAAAAAATCCCCGCAAGGAACCCGCGACAATACGGCACAGCAATAA
- a CDS encoding YutD family protein has product MIEIQGKNYEIIENIKNAFQESALNDRYSEILAKYDFIVGDWGYDQLRLKGFYDDQNNKASFDTKISALDDYLYEYCNFGCAYFVMKKVDK; this is encoded by the coding sequence GTGATAGAGATACAAGGAAAAAATTATGAAATCATCGAAAACATAAAAAATGCCTTTCAAGAGTCTGCACTGAACGATCGTTATTCAGAAATTTTAGCGAAATACGATTTTATTGTAGGGGATTGGGGATATGATCAGCTACGATTAAAGGGGTTTTATGACGATCAAAACAACAAAGCTTCTTTTGATACAAAGATTAGTGCATTAGATGATTATCTTTATGAATACTGCAATTTTGGCTGTGCTTATTTTGTAATGAAAAAGGTTGATAAATAA
- a CDS encoding SAV0927 family protein yields MSTNFDYLRDETIEKQVRYVSFMGKFHRYDFAFIDDKDDPKKKIVIDLRKNHFSILSRQDIEKPGEMEHVFHVTEMEADELRIFLMEIFQSQN; encoded by the coding sequence TTGAGTACAAATTTTGATTATTTAAGAGATGAGACAATTGAAAAACAAGTCAGATATGTTAGTTTTATGGGAAAGTTTCACCGCTACGATTTTGCCTTTATTGATGACAAAGATGACCCAAAGAAAAAAATTGTCATCGACTTACGCAAAAATCATTTCTCTATCTTAAGCAGACAAGATATTGAGAAGCCTGGTGAAATGGAACACGTTTTTCACGTTACTGAAATGGAGGCAGATGAACTGCGAATCTTTTTAATGGAGATATTTCAATCGCAGAATTAG
- a CDS encoding DUF86 domain-containing protein codes for MYFVDRSKIEQTLTYMESLLEEVKHHSFASFMEKLGLERIAHMIIESMLDVGNMMIDGFIMRDPGSFDDIIDILIDEKVIPKEDEASYKEMIQLRKMVVKEYTTIDHEQLSNTILDNVPVLEQFGPHVRHYLNNELGVANAFSNE; via the coding sequence ATGTATTTTGTTGATCGTAGTAAAATTGAGCAAACACTTACATATATGGAAAGTCTATTGGAAGAAGTAAAACACCATTCTTTTGCATCTTTTATGGAAAAGCTTGGTTTGGAACGCATTGCTCATATGATCATTGAGTCAATGCTTGATGTTGGGAATATGATGATAGATGGTTTTATTATGCGCGATCCAGGAAGTTTTGATGATATCATTGATATTTTAATTGATGAAAAAGTAATACCTAAAGAAGATGAAGCTTCATATAAGGAAATGATTCAACTACGGAAAATGGTCGTGAAAGAATATACAACGATTGATCACGAACAATTAAGTAACACTATTTTGGATAATGTACCTGTTTTAGAACAATTTGGTCCACATGTAAGACATTACCTTAACAATGAATTAGGTGTGGCAAATGCATTTTCCAATGAGTAA
- a CDS encoding TIGR01457 family HAD-type hydrolase, whose product MRNYNAYLIDLDGTMYRGDERIEAAAEFIEALYQKEIPHLFLTNNSAKTQVQVAEKLQNLGIKAVPECVFTSSMATARYIKRQKKAARCFVIGEEGLCDALEKENMTITDEAVDFVVVGIDRTVNYERLAKACLAVRNGAQFISTNSDVAIPTERGLIPGNGAITSVITVSTGKEPIFIGKPEKIIMDEALTSLGSSKDQTLMVGDNYYTDILAGIHAEVDTLMVFTGVTPYEDFPKLDKKPTYHVQHLGEWIEKI is encoded by the coding sequence GTGAGAAATTATAATGCTTATTTAATCGATTTAGACGGGACAATGTATCGCGGAGACGAACGGATAGAAGCAGCAGCTGAATTTATTGAGGCCTTGTATCAAAAGGAAATACCTCATTTATTCTTAACCAACAATTCAGCTAAAACGCAAGTGCAGGTTGCAGAAAAGTTACAGAATTTGGGGATTAAGGCGGTTCCGGAGTGCGTTTTCACCTCCAGTATGGCAACGGCAAGGTACATCAAACGACAAAAAAAGGCTGCACGCTGTTTTGTTATTGGTGAAGAAGGTCTATGTGATGCATTAGAAAAAGAAAACATGACGATCACAGATGAAGCGGTTGATTTTGTTGTCGTAGGAATTGATCGGACCGTTAATTACGAAAGGCTGGCAAAAGCGTGTTTAGCAGTCCGTAATGGGGCACAGTTTATTTCAACGAATAGTGATGTAGCAATTCCTACTGAGCGTGGTCTAATTCCGGGAAATGGTGCCATTACTTCTGTTATAACAGTAAGTACTGGCAAGGAACCGATTTTTATTGGCAAGCCCGAAAAAATTATTATGGATGAGGCACTAACTTCGCTAGGGAGTTCAAAGGATCAGACATTAATGGTTGGAGATAATTATTACACGGATATCCTTGCTGGCATTCATGCGGAAGTTGATACGCTAATGGTCTTTACTGGTGTAACTCCATATGAAGACTTTCCAAAACTGGACAAGAAGCCAACTTATCATGTACAGCATTTAGGGGAATGGATAGAGAAAATATAA
- a CDS encoding phosphatidylglycerophosphatase A family protein, producing MDTKQSELEVKAREWLKERGVTIDDIAELVYYLQAKYHDDLSMEECVYNVDRVLTKREVQNAILTGIQLDKLAEEKKLDHPLQETIEVDESLYGVDEIIALSIVNVYGSIGFTNYGYIDKQKPGILEHLNDKSTGECHTFLDDIVGAIAAAASSRLAHGTADGKKLDD from the coding sequence ATGGATACAAAACAGAGTGAATTGGAAGTAAAAGCAAGGGAATGGTTGAAAGAGCGAGGCGTTACAATAGATGACATTGCAGAACTTGTCTATTATTTACAAGCGAAATACCACGACGATTTAAGTATGGAAGAATGCGTTTATAATGTTGATCGCGTGCTAACGAAAAGAGAAGTTCAAAATGCCATCTTAACTGGAATCCAACTTGATAAACTTGCCGAGGAAAAGAAATTGGATCACCCACTTCAGGAAACAATTGAAGTTGATGAAAGCTTATATGGAGTAGATGAAATTATTGCCTTATCAATTGTTAATGTGTACGGTTCCATTGGGTTCACGAATTATGGTTACATTGACAAACAAAAGCCTGGAATACTTGAGCATTTAAACGATAAATCAACCGGTGAATGCCATACATTTTTAGATGACATTGTAGGGGCAATCGCTGCGGCAGCATCCAGCAGACTTGCACACGGAACAGCTGATGGTAAAAAATTAGACGATTAA
- a CDS encoding 2-hydroxyacid dehydrogenase, giving the protein MEKPRIYITRKIPDEVIKPYKQFIDIRMWEKATEPVPRDILLEEIKHVDGLFCLLTEQVDQQCLENASKLKVIANMAVGYDNIDVTSAKDQGIIVTNTPDVLTETTADLAFTLVMATARRVVEASDYIRAGKWKHWSPFMLAGADIHNKTIGIVGMGRIGQAVARRASGFGMEILYHNRSRHKRAEHELHATYADMDKLLEESDFVVSLVPLTEQTEKLFHQETFHKMKDTAIFINVSRGKVVDEQALYEALRTKEIAAAGLDVFANEPIGVDHPLLNLENVICLPHIGSASVDTRIDMMKLCLENIHHVLNGEDPVTPVE; this is encoded by the coding sequence ATGGAAAAACCCCGAATTTATATTACAAGGAAAATTCCAGATGAAGTAATAAAACCATATAAGCAATTTATTGATATTCGAATGTGGGAAAAAGCAACTGAACCGGTGCCAAGAGATATTTTGTTAGAAGAGATTAAACATGTGGATGGGTTGTTCTGCTTATTGACAGAGCAAGTTGATCAGCAGTGTTTAGAAAACGCATCTAAGTTGAAAGTCATAGCGAACATGGCAGTGGGCTATGATAATATTGATGTAACGTCGGCAAAGGATCAAGGCATTATCGTTACCAACACACCTGATGTATTAACGGAAACGACAGCTGATTTAGCTTTCACATTAGTAATGGCGACAGCAAGAAGAGTGGTAGAAGCAAGTGATTATATAAGAGCAGGTAAGTGGAAGCATTGGTCACCATTCATGCTTGCGGGAGCAGATATTCATAATAAAACAATAGGAATTGTCGGAATGGGACGTATTGGGCAGGCAGTAGCAAGACGTGCAAGTGGATTTGGAATGGAGATTTTGTATCATAATCGATCACGCCATAAACGTGCTGAGCATGAATTGCATGCAACATATGCAGACATGGATAAACTATTAGAGGAATCAGATTTTGTTGTATCGTTAGTACCATTAACAGAGCAAACGGAAAAGCTATTTCATCAGGAAACGTTCCATAAAATGAAGGATACAGCAATTTTTATAAATGTTTCCCGTGGTAAAGTGGTTGATGAACAGGCATTGTATGAAGCATTGCGTACAAAAGAAATTGCTGCAGCCGGTTTAGATGTTTTTGCGAATGAACCGATTGGGGTGGATCATCCATTATTAAATTTGGAGAATGTTATTTGTCTGCCACATATTGGTTCAGCAAGTGTCGATACACGGATCGATATGATGAAGCTTTGTTTGGAAAATATCCATCACGTGCTTAATGGCGAGGATCCAGTAACACCAGTGGAATAA
- a CDS encoding NifU family protein: MQEQVREVLEKLRPFLLRDGGDVELIDVDDNGIVLLRLMGACGNCPSSTITLKAGIERALMAEVPGVTEIEQVF; encoded by the coding sequence ATGCAAGAACAAGTTCGCGAAGTGTTAGAAAAATTACGTCCATTCCTACTGCGTGATGGTGGAGATGTGGAATTAATTGATGTTGATGATAATGGCATTGTACTTCTTCGTCTTATGGGAGCATGTGGAAATTGCCCAAGTTCAACCATCACTTTAAAAGCTGGAATCGAACGTGCATTAATGGCTGAAGTTCCAGGTGTTACGGAGATTGAACAAGTATTTTAA
- a CDS encoding YuzD family protein, with amino-acid sequence MGMKKVTITIYGAEQICASCVGAPGSKDTYEWLQAAVARKYDTNTVEYEYVDINEPPEIEKHKQFAQRVLTEDLFFPIVFVNDEMVAEGIPRLKTIYHALDTNGVELLA; translated from the coding sequence ATGGGGATGAAGAAAGTAACGATAACAATTTATGGGGCTGAACAAATTTGCGCAAGCTGTGTCGGTGCTCCAGGCTCAAAGGATACGTACGAATGGCTTCAAGCAGCAGTTGCTCGGAAATATGATACCAATACTGTGGAATATGAGTATGTAGATATAAATGAACCACCAGAAATAGAAAAGCATAAACAATTTGCCCAACGTGTACTTACAGAGGATTTGTTTTTTCCAATCGTGTTTGTTAATGACGAAATGGTTGCGGAAGGAATTCCTAGACTAAAGACGATTTATCATGCGCTGGATACTAATGGAGTTGAACTTTTAGCATAA
- the dapF gene encoding diaminopimelate epimerase: MKIPFTKMHGLGNNYIYLDLFRFSIAEDKVVPLAMQVADVHTGIGSDGLILIEPSNVAEVKMRIFNKDGSEGKTCGNGLRCVAKYVCENEIVPFRNFRIETKANVVDVIVGLDENDDIKDVTINMGKPTLNRAAIPMAGENEPFVVAEPFLIDGQQLEVTAVSMGNPHAVFFVDEIDKAPLYDLGPVIEKDKCFPEGVNVEFVEVLSEHEMNFRVWERGSGVTQACGSGACAAVVAAILNGYMKKDEKICVHLSGGNLVVRWDSDGSVWMTGGAETIATGVFYMK, encoded by the coding sequence ATGAAAATACCTTTTACAAAGATGCATGGATTAGGCAATAATTATATTTATCTTGATTTATTTCGATTTAGTATCGCAGAGGATAAAGTAGTGCCACTTGCAATGCAGGTGGCTGATGTGCATACCGGCATTGGTTCTGACGGACTGATCTTGATTGAACCAAGTAATGTGGCTGAAGTTAAAATGCGTATTTTTAATAAAGATGGATCGGAAGGAAAAACGTGTGGCAACGGGTTGCGCTGTGTTGCAAAATACGTTTGTGAGAATGAAATTGTTCCATTTCGAAATTTTCGGATTGAGACGAAAGCAAATGTTGTTGATGTGATCGTTGGCCTTGATGAAAATGATGATATAAAGGATGTTACGATTAACATGGGTAAGCCAACACTAAACCGTGCTGCGATTCCTATGGCTGGGGAAAATGAACCGTTCGTTGTGGCAGAGCCGTTTTTAATTGACGGTCAGCAACTGGAAGTTACAGCAGTCTCCATGGGCAACCCGCATGCCGTGTTTTTCGTTGATGAAATTGATAAGGCACCATTATATGATCTAGGTCCCGTTATTGAAAAAGATAAGTGCTTTCCAGAGGGTGTTAACGTGGAGTTTGTAGAAGTGTTGTCAGAACATGAAATGAATTTTCGTGTCTGGGAACGGGGGTCTGGTGTAACGCAAGCCTGCGGGTCTGGAGCATGTGCAGCAGTTGTAGCAGCAATTTTAAATGGTTATATGAAAAAAGATGAAAAGATTTGTGTACATTTAAGTGGTGGTAATTTAGTTGTTCGATGGGATTCAGATGGGTCAGTTTGGATGACTGGTGGAGCAGAAACGATAGCAACTGGTGTATTTTACATGAAATGA